A window from Fibrobacter sp. encodes these proteins:
- a CDS encoding c-type cytochrome, whose protein sequence is MIFRILLYAGLALLLPGLCALGYSLWEGPAAWTTDARTFWGVPVSLFVFWIGIAHAGTLISAILLALGVRLDRRTSLLAELTTLCALVVAAIFPLMHLGVVENFYMVIPFADARGSFANLRSPLVWDFCCIAVYALLSLVYFSIHLFSERFQVLEDLRRPMAWLLFPLVLWVHTVVSLDFAVTFVPQWQGAFFPLYFIAGAIYSGLAMVNMLLVAEGCRVRLLEKLMMAFSFLMFLFWGWIFALKGEWNFSVFAFGALLPQLWWISPVRESPLGRLAVSFSVLFGLWLERFFLVSPSVGSFGKIDAGLVAFSVGLFTTLLVLLRIKLRKPIEGNELLFGELDEKSAPVVEHHTEPLTSREFIVLRFPLLVGVLVALVYTLWAVSRPAFDTVSVVLPNVAPLFYPIVALVAAVVLCVRPFWKIATDKSAADLVSNSKTHSLAWKIVAVFSFAAVGFLAGMFYAGGASENAIRQSSADIPSEVITDATVPDSLHARAVWNARCSGCHGTDGKFNEKFIREFYPVPQKLIAARLDSLGEDSLVHVILNGRANMNPYEGRLTESEARALVRYMRSLAPADTMEVAP, encoded by the coding sequence TTGATTTTCAGGATTCTCCTATATGCGGGGCTTGCGCTCCTGTTGCCCGGGCTCTGTGCGCTCGGCTACAGCCTGTGGGAAGGCCCTGCCGCCTGGACGACGGATGCGCGTACCTTCTGGGGCGTGCCTGTAAGCCTGTTCGTCTTCTGGATAGGCATCGCGCATGCTGGGACCCTCATTTCGGCAATCCTCCTGGCGCTCGGCGTGCGGCTAGACCGGCGCACGTCGCTCCTTGCGGAACTCACGACGCTGTGTGCGCTCGTGGTCGCGGCGATTTTCCCGCTCATGCATCTCGGTGTGGTGGAGAACTTCTACATGGTCATTCCCTTCGCGGATGCGCGGGGGAGTTTTGCGAACCTTCGTTCCCCGTTGGTGTGGGACTTCTGCTGCATCGCCGTCTATGCGCTGCTTTCGCTGGTCTACTTCTCCATACACTTGTTCTCGGAACGTTTCCAGGTGCTCGAGGACTTGCGCCGCCCGATGGCGTGGCTCCTGTTCCCGCTTGTGCTCTGGGTGCATACGGTGGTGAGCCTCGATTTTGCGGTGACGTTCGTGCCGCAGTGGCAGGGGGCGTTCTTCCCGTTGTACTTCATCGCGGGCGCCATATATTCGGGCCTTGCGATGGTGAACATGCTCCTTGTGGCGGAAGGCTGCCGCGTGCGATTGCTCGAAAAGCTCATGATGGCCTTCTCGTTCCTGATGTTCCTGTTCTGGGGCTGGATCTTCGCGTTGAAGGGGGAATGGAACTTCTCCGTATTCGCATTCGGCGCGCTTCTCCCGCAGCTCTGGTGGATATCGCCTGTGCGCGAAAGTCCGCTCGGGCGTCTCGCCGTGTCGTTCTCCGTGCTGTTCGGGCTCTGGCTTGAACGCTTCTTCCTTGTGTCCCCGTCCGTCGGGAGTTTCGGGAAAATCGATGCAGGTCTTGTCGCCTTCTCCGTCGGGTTGTTCACGACATTGCTCGTGCTTCTGCGCATAAAGCTCCGCAAGCCCATCGAAGGCAACGAACTTTTGTTCGGCGAACTGGATGAAAAGTCTGCTCCTGTCGTGGAACACCACACGGAACCCTTGACGAGCCGGGAGTTTATCGTGCTGCGCTTCCCTCTTTTGGTGGGCGTGCTCGTGGCGCTTGTCTACACGCTCTGGGCCGTGTCCCGGCCTGCGTTCGATACGGTCTCTGTCGTTTTGCCGAATGTGGCTCCGCTCTTCTACCCGATTGTGGCGCTCGTGGCGGCTGTCGTCTTGTGCGTGCGCCCGTTCTGGAAAATAGCGACGGATAAGAGTGCTGCGGACTTGGTCTCGAATTCGAAGACGCATTCGCTGGCGTGGAAAATTGTTGCCGTGTTCTCTTTTGCCGCTGTCGGGTTCCTTGCGGGGATGTTCTATGCCGGCGGTGCATCGGAAAATGCAATTCGGCAATCGTCGGCCGATATCCCGTCCGAAGTGATTACTGATGCGACAGTTCCCGATTCGCTCCATGCCCGCGCGGTATGGAATGCGCGCTGCAGCGGTTGCCACGGGACTGACGGCAAGTTCAATGAAAAATTCATACGCGAATTCTATCCGGTACCGCAAAAGTTGATTGCGGCTCGGCTCGATTCCCTCGGCGAGGATTCGCTTGTGCATGTGATTTTGAATGGACGTGCGAACATGAATCCGTACGAAGGCCGCCTGACGGAATCGGAAGCCCGCGCCCTCGTGCGGTACATGCGCTCGCTTGCCCCGGCGGACACAATGGAGGTTGCCCCATGA
- a CDS encoding 4Fe-4S dicluster domain-containing protein, with product MDRREFLKLFSVTVAGFALFGCREGLFGPSVKAAKKTPAFADFENEVRLALSKMKPAMELVRVPMPSALKTPGASTENRFGMAIDLDACDGCGKCVLACIQENNIPLSGRAQAARGQFMHWIEMCGGVPAMCFHCGDAPCEKVCPTGAANHTPDGISAMMYKRCTGSRFCGANCPVGARKFNFDDPVDSGRSLQFNSDVPVRTKGVMEKCSLCLQRLQDDRHDFKALHPGEHWRGRDVTTACAVACPKNAIIFGNWLDEKSPMVLAAKDRVLYAPKAVASLDPSIVYMGERR from the coding sequence ATGGATAGGCGCGAGTTCCTGAAGCTTTTCTCGGTGACGGTGGCGGGCTTTGCCCTTTTCGGCTGCCGCGAAGGCTTGTTTGGCCCTTCAGTCAAGGCTGCGAAGAAAACTCCGGCGTTCGCCGATTTCGAGAACGAGGTCCGTCTCGCGCTTTCGAAGATGAAGCCCGCGATGGAGCTCGTGCGCGTCCCGATGCCCTCGGCGCTCAAGACTCCTGGCGCCTCTACGGAGAATCGCTTCGGCATGGCGATTGATTTGGATGCCTGCGACGGCTGCGGCAAGTGCGTGCTCGCCTGCATCCAGGAGAACAACATTCCGCTTTCGGGCCGGGCGCAGGCTGCCCGCGGGCAGTTCATGCACTGGATCGAGATGTGCGGCGGTGTTCCCGCGATGTGCTTCCACTGCGGAGATGCTCCCTGCGAGAAGGTCTGCCCGACGGGGGCCGCGAACCACACGCCCGACGGAATCTCCGCCATGATGTACAAGCGCTGTACCGGGAGCCGCTTCTGCGGGGCGAACTGCCCTGTGGGTGCCCGCAAGTTCAATTTCGATGATCCGGTCGATTCGGGCCGTTCGCTCCAGTTCAACAGCGACGTTCCTGTCCGCACGAAGGGCGTGATGGAAAAATGTTCGCTGTGCCTGCAGCGCTTGCAGGATGACCGCCACGATTTCAAGGCGCTCCATCCCGGCGAGCATTGGCGTGGTCGCGATGTGACGACTGCTTGTGCCGTCGCCTGCCCGAAGAACGCTATCATATTCGGCAACTGGCTCGATGAAAAGTCCCCGATGGTGCTTGCCGCGAAAGACCGCGTGCTCTATGCCCCAAAGGCGGTTGCTTCGCTGGATCCGTCCATAGTCTACATGGGGGAGCGCCGTTGA
- a CDS encoding cytochrome c3 family protein: MFCQKAAPVRVGADTSGPNTIAFLHALHGENIGLDCSHCHTGATSGAKAYLPAKADCMDCHRLPLTENPGIEKLDSALAAAPAYPWWHDSELPEHVVFHHGVHAAAGVQCADCHRSAGTAVPANAGRGPAKNNSMADVYGGDNFTMQSCLACHRGETASSKNFKRAATYCAACHR; this comes from the coding sequence TTGTTTTGTCAGAAGGCTGCTCCGGTGCGCGTGGGCGCGGATACGAGTGGCCCGAATACGATTGCTTTTTTGCATGCGCTCCACGGGGAGAACATCGGGCTCGATTGCAGTCACTGCCATACGGGTGCCACATCCGGGGCGAAGGCGTACTTGCCTGCGAAGGCGGACTGCATGGATTGCCACCGCTTGCCGCTCACTGAAAATCCCGGAATCGAGAAGCTGGATTCGGCGCTCGCCGCCGCTCCGGCATACCCCTGGTGGCACGACTCCGAACTGCCGGAGCACGTGGTGTTCCACCACGGAGTACACGCGGCCGCAGGCGTGCAGTGCGCGGATTGTCACCGTTCGGCCGGCACTGCTGTTCCGGCAAATGCGGGTCGCGGACCTGCGAAAAATAATTCGATGGCCGACGTGTACGGCGGCGACAATTTCACGATGCAGTCGTGCCTTGCCTGCCACAGGGGCGAGACCGCAAGTTCAAAGAATTTCAAACGGGCGGCCACGTACTGCGCCGCGTGCCACAGGTAG
- a CDS encoding type II toxin-antitoxin system RelB/DinJ family antitoxin — MSTVVTNIRIDKELKAQATELFNDLGLTLSQAFTVFLKQAVLHQGLPFAVTRPPSKELLEAIKEGEQLAHDPNAKTYATPQELWDELGI, encoded by the coding sequence ATGAGTACCGTGGTTACAAATATCCGAATAGATAAAGAGCTCAAGGCTCAGGCTACCGAACTCTTCAACGACTTGGGGTTGACTCTGTCCCAGGCCTTCACCGTTTTCTTGAAGCAGGCAGTACTTCACCAAGGCCTGCCATTTGCCGTCACCAGACCCCCGTCCAAAGAACTCCTCGAGGCGATAAAGGAGGGCGAACAACTCGCCCACGACCCCAACGCCAAGACGTACGCAACGCCACAGGAACTTTGGGACGAGCTAGGCATATGA
- a CDS encoding type II toxin-antitoxin system YafQ family toxin, translated as MTTASYKYTVRATSSFKKASKRLAKRGKDSQKLKDVVDILAKGEDLPESYKDHPLVGNWVGHRELHIEADWMLIYRIEENILILELVDTGTHSDLFGK; from the coding sequence ATGACGACAGCTTCTTACAAGTATACCGTTCGGGCGACAAGCAGTTTCAAGAAAGCCTCAAAGCGATTAGCCAAACGGGGAAAAGACTCCCAAAAACTGAAAGATGTTGTTGACATCCTTGCCAAAGGGGAAGATCTTCCTGAATCCTATAAAGACCATCCTCTTGTAGGTAATTGGGTTGGTCATAGGGAACTGCATATAGAAGCCGATTGGATGTTAATCTACAGAATCGAAGAAAACATTTTAATTCTTGAACTCGTAGATACGGGGACGCATTCCGATCTGTTCGGGAAATAA
- a CDS encoding c-type cytochrome, with product MRGSRICILIVVAVSLLFAVDAFVLPSVTPELKTKASEYYNNECKGCHRWARKFAAPPMKDNVAQYAEDPQGLVRYLMKPEPKHPDQWDPMEIAPMDSAEAKMMAAWLLYILKHPDDATRPK from the coding sequence ATGCGCGGTTCACGGATTTGCATATTGATTGTTGTCGCCGTGAGCCTGCTTTTCGCGGTTGACGCATTCGTGTTGCCGTCCGTGACGCCCGAACTCAAGACGAAGGCTTCGGAATACTACAACAACGAGTGCAAGGGATGCCACCGCTGGGCACGCAAGTTTGCGGCGCCTCCCATGAAGGATAACGTCGCTCAGTATGCGGAAGACCCGCAGGGCCTCGTGCGCTATTTGATGAAGCCCGAGCCCAAGCACCCCGACCAGTGGGACCCGATGGAAATCGCCCCGATGGATTCTGCCGAGGCCAAGATGATGGCTGCATGGCTCCTGTACATCCTGAAACATCCGGATGACGCGACCCGGCCGAAATAA
- a CDS encoding NAD-dependent epimerase yields MKILVTGAAGFIASKIMAMLSARGDEVVGLDNINDYYDVRLKYGRLWENGFRTENGGVLADVPFGSMLESATLSGARFVRMDLADKESIDKLFAAEKFDKVVNLAAQAGVRYSITNPYAYMQSNMVGFLNILEACRHNQVKHLLYASSSSVYGLNAKVPYSEDDKVDNPVSLYAASKKSNELMAHSYAKLYGIPMTGLRYFTVYGPWGRPDMSPMLFARAISKGEPIKVFNNGDMIRDFTYIDDIAEGSVHALDHMPVADKCPNGVPYKVYNIGCSNPVKLMDFIAEIENAYGEPAKKEFLPMQPGDVYQTNADTTKLEAECGYKPHWSLHDGIAEFMKWYKSDKNPLR; encoded by the coding sequence ATGAAGATTCTGGTGACAGGTGCAGCGGGTTTTATCGCTTCGAAGATTATGGCGATGCTTTCGGCCCGCGGGGACGAGGTTGTCGGGCTTGACAACATCAACGACTATTACGATGTGCGCCTCAAGTACGGGCGCTTGTGGGAAAACGGTTTCCGCACTGAAAATGGGGGCGTCCTGGCCGACGTTCCCTTCGGTTCCATGCTCGAAAGCGCGACGCTTTCCGGTGCTCGCTTTGTTCGCATGGACCTCGCCGACAAGGAATCCATCGACAAGCTCTTTGCCGCCGAGAAGTTCGACAAGGTGGTGAACCTCGCGGCACAGGCGGGCGTGCGCTACTCTATCACGAACCCGTACGCCTACATGCAGAGCAACATGGTCGGCTTCCTCAACATTCTCGAGGCCTGCCGCCACAACCAGGTGAAGCATTTGCTCTACGCTTCGTCCAGTTCCGTTTATGGACTGAATGCGAAGGTGCCTTACAGCGAAGACGACAAGGTCGACAACCCTGTTAGTTTGTATGCGGCGAGCAAGAAGAGCAACGAGTTGATGGCGCATTCCTATGCGAAACTTTATGGCATCCCGATGACGGGCTTGCGCTACTTTACGGTTTATGGCCCGTGGGGGAGGCCCGACATGAGCCCGATGCTCTTTGCCCGTGCCATCTCGAAGGGTGAACCCATCAAGGTGTTCAACAACGGCGACATGATTCGCGACTTCACCTACATCGACGACATCGCCGAAGGTTCTGTGCATGCGCTTGACCACATGCCGGTCGCCGACAAGTGCCCGAACGGTGTGCCCTACAAGGTGTACAACATCGGGTGCAGTAATCCGGTGAAGCTGATGGACTTTATCGCCGAAATCGAGAACGCTTACGGCGAGCCCGCGAAGAAGGAATTCCTGCCGATGCAGCCGGGCGATGTTTACCAGACGAACGCCGACACCACGAAGCTCGAGGCGGAATGCGGTTACAAGCCCCACTGGAGCCTGCACGACGGCATCGCCGAGTTCATGAAGTGGTACAAGAGCGACAAGAACCCGCTGAGGTAG
- a CDS encoding FISUMP domain-containing protein, producing MMKKSFAFLLMAFLLAACGDDDSSFAPRDDESSSSIEEESSSSVNAKSSSSAKSSSSVKSSSSVASSSSAKSSSSVTPQSSSSAKSSSSAKSSSSVASSSSAKSSSSVTPQSSSSAKSSSSVKSSSSVTPQSSSSVPSSSGYVPYDHKADLGDAIRIKSSDYKTFVDERNGRSYYYLTIRGKNKAGEVDSVTVMAENLNIGKMIGWALDQANDTLIERYCYDRDTTNCDRYGGLYQWAEMMQLPSRCNTESCADLIQPNHQGICPDGWRLLTQDDFYIVLKSDNAEHGIEDVRARGFGGYNYTGYSLVGAGYVLGRKLKNIGEAAGWFYTEEAEEAPAEGAFASSTAKIGEIFSTYEMAKTNGLSVRCVMVEKQAE from the coding sequence ATGATGAAAAAGAGTTTCGCATTTCTTTTGATGGCGTTCCTTCTCGCAGCGTGTGGCGACGACGACAGCAGTTTCGCCCCGCGCGACGACGAGTCGTCCAGCAGCATTGAAGAGGAGTCTTCTTCTTCAGTCAACGCGAAGTCGAGTTCTAGTGCGAAGTCCAGCAGCAGTGTGAAGTCTTCCTCGAGCGTCGCGTCTAGCAGTTCCGCGAAGTCCTCTTCGAGCGTCACACCGCAGTCGAGCTCTAGTGCGAAGTCCAGTAGCAGTGCGAAGTCTTCCTCGAGCGTTGCGTCTAGCAGTTCCGCGAAGTCCTCTTCTAGTGTCACGCCGCAGTCGAGCTCTAGCGCGAAATCCAGCAGCAGTGTGAAGTCTTCTTCGAGCGTCACTCCGCAGTCGAGTTCAAGTGTTCCCAGTAGCAGCGGCTATGTCCCGTATGACCATAAGGCTGATTTGGGTGATGCTATTCGTATCAAAAGCAGCGATTACAAGACCTTTGTTGATGAACGCAATGGTCGTAGCTACTACTACCTTACGATTAGAGGGAAGAACAAGGCTGGTGAGGTGGATTCCGTAACCGTGATGGCGGAAAACCTCAATATAGGCAAGATGATTGGTTGGGCCTTGGATCAGGCAAACGATACGTTAATCGAGCGTTACTGCTACGATAGGGATACTACAAATTGCGATCGTTATGGTGGCCTCTACCAGTGGGCCGAGATGATGCAGTTGCCGAGCCGCTGCAATACCGAGAGCTGTGCCGATTTGATTCAGCCGAATCATCAGGGAATCTGCCCCGATGGCTGGCGCCTGCTGACGCAGGATGATTTTTATATAGTGCTGAAATCGGACAACGCCGAACATGGTATTGAAGATGTCCGAGCTAGAGGTTTCGGTGGCTATAACTACACCGGCTATTCCCTTGTCGGTGCCGGGTATGTGCTGGGTCGTAAACTCAAAAATATAGGGGAAGCCGCTGGCTGGTTTTATACCGAAGAAGCGGAAGAAGCTCCCGCTGAAGGGGCCTTTGCCTCATCTACAGCAAAAATTGGAGAAATTTTCAGTACCTACGAGATGGCAAAAACAAATGGTCTCTCCGTCCGTTGCGTAATGGTGGAAAAACAGGCCGAATAA